The following nucleotide sequence is from Hevea brasiliensis isolate MT/VB/25A 57/8 chromosome 7, ASM3005281v1, whole genome shotgun sequence.
GaagataataaaaagaaaatgagaatacCCGGTGCCATTGTCGATGACGACAGCAGGGCGAGAGGTGGGGTCCATGCGAATgggagaggaagaggaagagaaaaCGGTGGTGGAGGAATTGAAGAAGGATCTGCGAGGGAGATCCAAGAGAGGGGATGAGAGAGAGGTTCATGGTCGGGAAGGGCGCTTAGAGAAGCGCAAAAAGGAAGGTGAATTGGTGATGGTGATGAGGGTAGAATTAGATCCCAAGTGAAAGCAGCGACTCAATGATAATGGCAGCTTAGAGTTGGTGAATAATAACAATGATAAAAATCTACCCATCTCAACAAATGCACAGAAAATTTGGTGTCTTCATCAACTTGAGCATCATCATCCTCACCGCTCTCTGCTTATCTAATCTGTGTATGAATCTGCTGTGTGTTTTCGATTTGGATTCTTTCCTTGCCTTGCCTATACAAACTAAACACAAAGCACCCAACCCAACACGGAAACGACGACGACGACTCTCTCTCTCGTCTTCGTGggattgttattttaattttaatgaggACAGTCAATTGACTATCGTACGATTTTCGACCGTCAGATTCTTAAACTTACGTGGGACCTATGAGTGTTGGAATCAGAGTGGCGGTACCGTGGTGTGACGTTTACGGTGGCTAAGGCCCATTTTCACTTATAAAATCAAAAGTAATGATTAGACTGGCCAGCGGGCCAGCCCGGTCCAGTTCTGAAACCGCCGGGGGTTTAGAAATTGGAATCGGAATGCAGAATCAACGCAATTTTAAtcgattattttttaaaaatattaaaatctcttatagtatttGGCCCCTTACTTATAAAGAATTTTTATTACTTGCAGAGAATCCAAAGTTGCCTTCCCACTATCAAAAATCAgttcaaaataataaataaaaggtGGTGGAAAAGGAGCATATGCGCCAACGTAGTTGCACATGTAATCCCGTTAAATCCATTAATGCAGCTCATGGGGTCGGTGCCCCCTTGGCTGAAAGACATGAAGATATTAGCGATCTTCTTCTGCTTAACAAATCTCCAAATCCATGAGAAGAAGGTTAGTGATTGAGTAGGCCCAACAAGCTTGTTAAATCAGTACGCTGGTAAAATGAATCCGTTcaagaaaattagggttttgatgtagacGTTATTAAGTTGCACCAAACCTACTACTGTCTGTTCTCTTCTGATGGGATTATAGAATTACTGTTCACATCATTTACAGTTTCTCAACTCATCAACCTTGACATTGATAGATCACTAAGAAGTTGTATTATTTGTGATATTTAATCCAAAAATGTCGGCAGCCATTCTGAAATTTTGAAGTGATATAATTCCCATCACAtcaatttattgattttgattaaataaaaattaattaaaaatatattataaaaataaattacatttttattattttatattctaaataagttgaatataatcatattaataatataattaatatattaattaataataatttaacttattaaaagtaattttattaattttttctatttatatattttaaaatttgaaaatttagaaTAAAAAAAAGAATTCATATAATCGATATCAAAttttttagataaaaatttaattaagttgagttaaatttatattttaaaatttattaattttataataaaaaaaattaaaatttttaattagataACTCATTCGATatcttaatttattaaatatttattgaattattaatgagctttaattttattttaaaaattaatttagtgataATTGTCTCAGAATTATTAGTTCTCATGTTTAAATCCCGGTCAAGTTGGTTTAAAAAAAGTAAATTCCATTAAAttgtaaaagaaaagaaaaaaattactaTCATTGATTTTGTGTTAGGTAAGCAAAAAGGAGTGTCAATGGAAGCCTTTTGTCCATTATTTAACATCTGTTTGGGATTGAGATTAAAGACTAAAAAAAATATTGTTgaacaaattaattttaaataaattatttaattatttttaaatttttataattaaaatatattaaatttattttttaattaatttttatcttctttaattaaacttttaaaaaaatatttttctcaacaatttctcttaAAACAGTGCCAAAAGAAACAAGATAATCATGAGATTTGCAAACAATTCTCTGTTACAAAACTCTCTGCCTTCCGTCCAAAGAATTTGTGTCGCTCACCACTTATTCTTAaagtcaataaataaataaatatatatatatataaaaaaataaaatatttttatttaatttatttaatattaattaaaagtcATCTTATATTAtcgaattataatttattttttatattgtagTTTCATTagctacatttaaaaaaaaatataatctaCATCAAtaaaatgacatgaattaattATGATAATGATTTTCTATCTACATTCAGGTTATGGGGAGATGCTGAAATTGATATTActgtatttgaattgattatgttCGGATgatagaggtgatggattgaatttgtaatatatataaatttaaaaaaaatagtcaAAATGTGGTAAAAATTCAAGAATTGTGTATTGGTTTGAATAGACAATCCAAATGAATGGCTCAAAGAGAAACCAAAGTCCTAAATCTCCTTTCATCTCATCCACAACAACCACAAAGGGTACAACTCCAACAAAAGGCTAAATACTATTACTGATATTCATTCCATTGTTCACTAATCGCTTTCACCTTCtttaaattatttcaaatattCCCTCTAAgatcagaatttttttttttatttaaatttgatcaACTGTTAATTTAAAACACATAATATATGATGTGATACATTTATCAAACatataaattttacatatttatattttaaatttattaaatcataTATAAATAAGAATTTCTCATAAAATTACTTGTCTCAATCCACACATATTTCCACCCATAATTTTTAGTCGTTAAAATCTCTTTTATGTAACATAAAaatgagatatttaattttttataatttcattttaattcaGTGGTATGGCATTGTTTTTAAGGTTGTGAGATACTCAGTTTGAGTATCTATTGAaactaattatttaaaaaaaaatcataataatcaattttaatttaatgatatttgAATCTTTTCTAAAATTAGAGGTTTTAATTCattatcaattaaaattaaatgaatcaaaatgtcataattttgtaagaattgtaatttttaattgcagtatatatatttaaaaaactgaaatataatgaaatgaaaaagaataatttattttttcttttttttttaatgatttagATTCAATTCCTACAAATTTACAATTTCACATTTAGACTCTGTTAGATTTAAttttttggtaagatttatttcttttattagtatattttatattaaatatgaaatttatttcaaataaaataaattttatatttataataaataaaataaaataatacataatgagaggataattttattatttaaaatatatgtaattttaaatttagaactcatttataaatattatcaattttgatgaaatttagtttaattataataaatttcataaaattgattattaaaaatttaaaatgaattttaatttaaattaaacattaaaattttatattcataaataaattctacaaaattttataaattcatttatatcaaatactaccttaaatataattatgtggtggcattaatttaaattttgttgatattatttaatttttctttaaggtaatatataatttaattattacattTGGTAAAAAAATATAACTGAATCtatctatttttaatttaaaataatctaGCCCGTCACTTTTAATTTCAGTTATAACTGTGCAAATTGAGCTTAATTAACCATTAACTGTTTATAGAATGATAAAAATATCCTTGTATAATATTGTGATATCTTCTTTCTCTCCCTTCTTTATCTCACCACTCAAAGCATCTTTATGTCAACTCTCTACCCGTTCTAAAGAGTGAAATTGCAAAACCCATTGTTGATGGAATCAAGGAATTGAGTACAGGAAAAAGGAATGCCACCACCCTAATAAAGGACGAACCTAATACAAAACCGAAGGACTCCAGCGTTGACGACTTAATAATCCAATCCAGAGATTTACTCTAGCAATTGGCGCTTCGCAACGGCCACTGCAGCCATTATTTGATTTTGAAATCAGGGAATTTCTCAATGATTTTTCAGCCAAAATTCTCAATCGATGCTGAGGAAGAAGGGCGTCTGCATCAAGAACATAATAAGGCGATAGGAGGAGGGGAGGTGCTAGGCTTGCAAGGATGGCTTCGTTATATTTGGTGGAGAGTAGTTTTGTGTAAGAATGACAATTGTTCCGAAGCGGATTAATTTTTTTGAATGAAAATGCTCCATTAAAAAtatcttttaaaaaatagttaacaaaaaatatttattttttattttttaaattttaagtaaatattataattaaataataaagataTACAAAATAGTAAGTGGAAAGCATGCTCATGTTTTGGTAgagaattatataaataaaataaaatattttactttGAAAAAATTTTTCTCCTTTACAGTACAACATTGATGGCATCAAGAGGCTAGTCTCCCATTTTTTTATCCGATTACTCACTATTAATCCATTAATCTAATCATTATTGATATctgaaaaaatataaattatttataataattagaaaatagtgtcttatgaaataaaatttaaatttttttaattttatttttgatattatttaataaaaaaattatatatatattttaaatataaattatttttttatgaaataaataaaaattattattttcttattttaactaATGACAAATTCATTAATTCTTTAAACAGGAGAACAAAATTTAAGAGTAAGAGGGGAGGGCAGCCAAGTAATTTAAGCCAAACCTTACGGATAATAATGGGCCAGAGGCCCAAAAAGGCAAGGGGTTCGTCACCTCACCCAACGGACAAAGAAACGGTTCTCTTCCCTACTAATGCTATCCCCAACTCATGCTAGTGCTATCCCCAAATCACCACCGCACCACCTGTTCACAAATGCGCACGTTAGCTGTCTCTCCACAATCATCACCACCCTCCAATTCCAtgcatttaatatttatattattatattatattatttattattttgttcCTCTAATGCTCCCTCTCTATCCGTAGCTTAACCTACGCTACGTTTCAGGCCTCACTGTCCTCTACTCTGTGCCTTCTCATTACTGTCCTCTGCCTTTAAATGGATCTGCGTGCCCTCTGCAAATTTTCCTTCTAATAGACTCCATTTAGTCCCGTTTCGTTTCCGATCTTATGTCATTTCCGAAACGTTTCGCTTCTTTGAGTTCCGATCGGCTCCTGCATTTCCTCTCTGACCTCAACTACGCCGAATCGGAGCTCCTGCAGCTCTCCTTGTGTGATCAGTGCTTGTTGTCTCGTGCATTTGCGTGATCGATGCTTTGTTAGTTAACGAGATGAATCCTCTCTGCTGCATTGCTCCGGTTTCCATCGATCGGGATCGGGCTAACCCAGTGGTGGAGAAATCTGATAACCAGTCTCAGTTAGGTCTTGAAGTTGCTGATAAAACAGTCAACCAGTGCTCCAAACCTAGTTTCTCAGCTCAGGTATCGTCGGTCGGTACTGATTTGGATAGGTATGCCGCCGTTGGAAATCAAGACGTTGAAGAATTGGTTGTTGAAGCTAGGGATTCAAAGGCATATAGTGTGAATGGCGGCGTGAGTGGCGCTGTGGCGGGGATTCTCTACAAATGGGTGAATTACGGGAAGGGATGGAGGTCGAGATGGTTCGTGCTCGAGGATGGAGTGCTATCGTATTATAAGATTCATGGACCTGACAAGATTTTGATGAGTCCGGCGAGGGAGAAGGATGTTAGGGTGATCGGAGAGGAATCTTTGAGGTACATGAGAAAGGCCAATTGGAGTAGTAATCGACTCGGTTTGAGCGCCGCTGCAGCCGCCAGACAGTGCAAACCATTCGGCGAAATCCATTTGAAGGTTTGTTTCTTTGTTTCTTTGTATAGACGTGGAAGGTGATGTGTCTCTTTTTGCTTGCTTATCGTGGCTGGCGATGTATGTGGCGTTTAACGTTATTTTTAGTAAAAAGGAAAAGCGTGTGTAGGGGTATATTTGGAGGATGTGCAAACTGTGTGTCAATTTTTTAAAGTTCGTGAGAAATTCCTATCTCTGACTTTTTCCTGGTTCTTCCTGTTTTATTGGAGTATGGACATCTATGAAATTATTTAGTATCCTTTGTTTGATTCGGTGATCTGTTATAGTCTGTTGCTTTGTGAATTATGACTCACTAAGCGGGGGAGCCaatcaaatcaatttttttttgagGGATTACAGTGTTTTAGGCGTTCAACTATGCAAATCGACTCTGGTTCCAATTTTATTTAAAGAAGAGGGGAAAAAGATTTGTGGTAGTGTATGGGAAGTAATGAAAATAAATGACATCTAATGGACGAGAGTTGATTGGATCATCGTAGGCTATGGTCAGCGAGTAGAGAACTATAGTGAAATCTGATATGCATGATATCTTTGACAACGTTGGGGAAGAAGGGTTAAAATCCAATCCTTTGCAGGGGAACAAAAACTTTTAATGAAAAGAATATTTGTCAAATAAATACTCATCTCTTCATTTCAGAACTCAATGTGAATAATGCACTCAGAGGAGTAAAACACAGCTATAGAAAAATGCTGTGAGTTGAATTACATGGCCCCTTTAATAGCTTATATCCACATGTTGGTCTTTAAATGAGGTTCTGTAGCATAGCAAATGTGTTGTAAATTGATAATCAGAAATAATCTTTCATAATACTATTAATTGAAATATGGTAGTCTGGGCGCACATCATCTCAATATTAACATAAAATGACAAACCCAGATCTGGGTGATTGTAGCCTGTAAGTTCCTTAGTTTTTTGCCCCTTCAATAGCTTATATCCCCATGTTGGTCTTTAAATGAGGTTTTGTAGCATAGCAAATGTGTTGTAAATTGATACTCAGGAATAATCTTTCATAATACTATTAATGGAAGTATGGTAATTTGGGCAACACATTATCCCAATATTAACATGAAATGACCAACACAGATCTGGCTGATTGTAGCCTGTATGTTCCTTAGTTTTCATTGCCCAAATTAATCCATTACTTGCATATCAGTTGAAAACTAATGAAGATGGTCATTTCATATCAATATGCCAATGGATTCTGTCAAAACCAATATCCAACAAGCTATTTGAGGTTGATATTCTTATTCAAATACCTTTGAATCTGGCAACTCCTGTCAGGTGCTAAATTGCTAATCCTAATTTCTTTCAGTGCTCCTTAAGAGTCTCTTTCCGTTTGAGTATATAGAATCTGGAGCATGATTTTGATCATTGACTCCGCTCATGACATCAGCGCTATTCATATTCTCTCATTTGTCTAATGCATGATGAGAGGCAATATTTGCATGCTTCTGACCTCTATTTTCTACAAGTTCATCTGTTTATTGGGTAACTGAGTGGTTACTTTGGACTTAATTGGTATGCAGGTTTCATCAGTTCGTGCAAGCAAATCAGATGATAAAAGGCTTACCATTTTCACTGGGACAAAAACTCTACACTTGCGATGCGTATCAAGAGAGGATAGAGCAGCATGGCTCGAGTCACTGCAGGCTGCTAAAGATCTTTTCCCTAGAGTGTTGACGAGCATTGATTTTTCACCTTATGAAGATGTTGTTTCTACTGAGAAATTAAAACAGCGCTTATTGCAGGAGGGCATTGGTGAAGCAGTCATCCAAGACTGCGAGTCAATTATGCGCTTAGAACTCTTTGAGTTGCAAAATCAGTTGAAGGCTCTTCGACATAAACACTTAATGTTGTTAGACACATTGAGGCAGTTAGAGGTACTATCCATTCTGTCATTTTCATCTAGGTACAGTGTAAAAGTTAAAGTTGAGCATTTGCAAGCATGACAAACATGCCTTCTTGTTGTAGAATTGTGAACATGAAGCAGGATTGCTTGTGTTTGTTtgtccctttttttttaatttttgcattttatatAGTTTGAGAACAATTAAATGCTGAACATCATTTGACCATCACATTGAAACAGGTATTGGTGTTGCTATGTGAGATTTTTGCTCAAGTGGAGTGGAGCAGACGTGTGTTTACCATTCATTATCTGTTGAACAATCTGTAGAATATGCCAACGaatatatttcttttttcttttatcaGTCAGTTGTACATGTTTCTGTGTCTTGTAGCACATTCTTATCATCATTGGGAAGATAATTAAGAAGTTTGGCTTTTATGTATAGTCATTGAATTCTCCAATAAGAAGGCACATGATTTGTTGTAACGCTTCAAAAAGTTGACTTTCCATGTCCTTGAAGATACTAGTGTTTTATTGTTTTATGCGACTTAAACAAATTTCTGCAAGCTGTGCTTTAAAACATAAATTCTGACTGCATTTTGGATTTCTATCATTTATGAATTTGCACTCAATTGGTATTCCAgcatattttatcttattttactttCTCTACTTTGCAAAATTGTTCTCCTCTGCATATACTGCTGAATCTACTGCTGGAAAACTTCCTTTATAGATGAGTAACAAATTTTGTTTTGAAACTGTTTTGCAGACAGAGAAAATAGAGCTGGAAACTACTGTAGTGGATGAAACAAAGGAGCGTGAATCATATTGTGGACAGGCGAATAGAAGATTTAGTGGTTAGTTATGCTTCTATAGTTCCTTTATCTTCATACTATCATTGGGAACATAACGCTGACCCAAGTTGATGTTTTTGGTCAGTATTGAACATTTGGAATAGTTTAATCAATTACATAGTGTTCTTGGATACTAAATATTTGTCTTTAAATTTAACATGATTCATGAAGCCAAAAGGATTTACATGGTTGTTATTTTGATGAGTGAGATTGCGATGTTTTACATATTGGACATAGAAGTGGTGGTTACCATTTAGGCATTCCATTTTATCCATTTGGTATAGTTTTGTATGTATCGCCACATGGCTGGTTCCTCATCAATCTTTGTGATATCTTTTCCAGCTGTGGGAAACTTTAGCTGCATTGCTCAAGATTTCCTTTCCTTGGCAATTTTGTTTTTCCTGAAGAGACTTGTGGTCATTTCATTGTTGAAGATTTAATGATATCTGTATTCCTTCTACGTCTCAGATTTCTACTCTGTCATGTCTGAGGGCAGTCCAAGTGATTCTGAAGTTGATAATGAAAGTCAAGAGGGACCAGATGTTGAAACAGATGAAGATGATGGGACATTTTTTGATACAAATGACTTTTTCTCTTCTGATGCTTTAAGAAGTGCCTCCTATAGAAGTAGGGAAACTATGGGAAATGCATGTGTATATGATAACCCATTTTTGTCTGATAACTTACATGGGGCATTTGTGAAGGAAATCAGGACAATCCAATATCCATTTGTTAAAAGAAGAGATAATTTGCCAGAACCAAAGGAAAAAGAGAAGCCTGTTGGCCTGTGGTCAATTATTAAGGACAATATTGGGAAGGACTTGTCTGGAGTTTGTCTTCCTGTTTATTTTAATGAACCACTCTCTTCGCTACAGAAGTGCTTTGAGGATTTGGAATATTCATACTTGGTTGATCGAGCGCTGGAATGGGGGAAGCAGGTGAAGTCCTCAGCTATCTTCTCTTTTGTGATGGAATAGTTTTTAACCTCGATCTGCTTGCTATATTTGAGGTCTAAATAGTTGTTACATCAGCTTAGTCTCAAAACAACTACCTCACTGTGTTGTAGTTTGGCACATCATATGTTATAGATAAATACGGTAGCAGAAAATTATTAGTGTCAGCTGAAGTTTTCTGAAAATCCTTAACTGCTATCACTGTATTCAATAATCTTCATTCTTGAGTTCCATTTGTATGATTTATGGTAGTTATTATGTTATATCAttattttctgtttgattttcatgTGCAATAAGGATTTTACATGTTGCAGGGGAATGAATTGATGAGAATTCTGAACATTGCAGCTTTTGCTGTATCTGGCTACGCCTCAACAGAAGGACGGCAGTGCAAGCCCTTCAACCCTCTCCTAGGGGAGACCTATGAAGCTGACTATCCAGATAAAGGGCTTCGTTTTTTCTCTGAAAAGGTACTGCTCTTTCTTCATCCAAAATAATAAGTTTCTTAAACTAGATGCATAGCCATAAGCGAGTGCCATGCTAATAAAAATGAGTTTACTGTTATTCCTCATTGTTGATTGTGCGGTAATAGACAGTCATGGCATTTTGTTTCATCCTCTATATGTCCCTTGATGGGCCACTTTCATTCAGGTAAGTCACCACCCAATGATTGTTGCTTGTCACTGTGAGGGAAGAGGCTGGAAATTCTGGGCAGACTCCAATATCAAAGGGAAGTTTTGGGGGCGGTCTATTCAGCTTGATCCTGTTGGTGTCCTTACCCTGCAGTTTGAGGATGGTGAGACCTTCCAGTGGAGCAAGGTCACCACTTCTATATACAACATTATACTTGGAAAACTATATTGTGATCACTATGGCACCATGCGCATCAAAGGTAGTGGCAATTACTCTTGCAAGCTCAAGTTCAAAGAGCAGTCCATCATAGACCGAAATCCTCATCAGGTACTTTATACTTGCAAATAAATGATAAGGGCTATTCTTGGACACTCTAATGCACTATTTATTGATGCAAGAGTCCTTTACTCTTCTGTTATGAATTTGTAGCTTTTATTTATCTCGGCTGTATTTTGATAATGAAAAATTTGCTTTTCAAGACCCTTGATTGTTGATGACCACTAGCAGTCTTTTGGTTAGAATTTGATCACTGATGTACGATTTGGTATTTCCAGAAGAATCAACCTCATAATTTGTAGTTCTTTCCTTTCTGTTATACCATATCCATGAAAAATCCAAATttgcaaatcaaataaaatattatcATGAATGAGAGGCTGCAGTTTTTCATAACCTCCTCTTTGGAAATTTTGTTCTTTTCAACTTAGAAGTTGCTCATATGTTCCATATTTATAATTGGCCTGTCCATCAGTACCCAAAGGGGGAGGAAAACTAACATCAATTAATAGTGGATGGTGTAGATACTCATTTTCTCGCCGATAGCAGATTGACAAGTATGAATGAGTTTTTCTTATTCCCATTGAATAGCTCTACTTGTATTATTCTACATTTTACAAAGCATATTATGTAGATTTCAATTGCAAAGAATTGTGTGTATGAAAAATTTATAAAGAACTAATCAATTTGAAATTTAGCATGTGCTATCTACATGAATAGGGTATTAATGCTTGATCCATTAGAAGTTGGAAATCTTGGATTATATGAAGAGCTATGATGTAAGGTTTACCCTTGTATAAAATAGATATCTCCCTTGCAGCACTCTCATCATTAATTTCTCTTATTGTTCTTTTCTCAATTGTAGGTTCACGGATTCGTACAAGATAATAGAACTGGAGAGAAGGTAGCAATGTTAGTGGGAAAGTGGGATGAAGCAATGTACTATGTACTAGGTGATCCAGCTACAAAGCCAAAGGGGTATGATCCAATGACAGAAGCTGTCTTGCTTTGGGAAAGAGACAAATCAGTTACCAAGACAAGATACAATCTCACCCCTTTTGCGATATCCTTGAATGAACTGACTCCTGGCTTGTTGGAGAAATTGCCTCCCACAGACTCAAGGCTGAGGCCAGATCAGAGACACCTCGAAAATGGGGAATATGAGTTGGCAAATGCAGAGAAGTTGAGACTTGAACAGTTACAAAGACAGGTATTCACTGGCACGCCTATTGTTGAGCTAGGTGACGAGTATGCTTAATAAAGCCTGCAATTTTGTATTAATATAGTTGTGTGCTAGGCTTTAAGAACTGGTCTATAGGCATGGTTCGGGGAACCGAACCTTACCCCCAAATCCTGAACTGATCACAGAAAAAGCAAACCAAAACCAGTATATTGAGACTGGTTTAAGTGGTCCAACTGGTTTGGTTTTGGttggtttttctttttctttttctttttctttttattttcttaaattcaACTAACTaattgaatcaaaataatttatttattgttatattacatgcataaaaactaaaaaaaatataacaataataataataatattgattttaattaagtGATTCAATCCTACTTTTAAGTCTAAGTTTCAAATTGATGTTGATTTTTAAAGATTGATTTAATGTGATAATATTTTGCCACAAATTAACATATGTATAGAACTTAAGTCAGCACATTCTCTCTACAGTTCCAGTTGAAAAACCTTGGTTGTGTTGGCTATGTAATATTTTGCCACAAATTAACTTATGTATGGAACTTAAGTCGGCAGATTCTCTGTCAAAGCTCTTGCAATTGGAACTTCGGTTCTTTATGTTATTATACCTTTTGTCATTAGTTCAATTGTTTTATCAGTGCAAATTGTTTAGAATGATAATATGTAGTGATGCTCTAGTTTATTTACAACTTAAATAATCATTGGATTGTCTTGAACAAAAGACATGCCGAAGTGACCTTTGTTATCCTTCTGGCACAGGCAAGGAAGTTGCAGGAAAGGGGTTGGCAGCCAAGATGGTTTCATAAAGACGGCGAAGGTTGCTATCGTTATATAGGGGGGTACTGGGAAGCAAAAGAGAGAAAGAATTGGGATGGAATTCCTGATATATTTGGCCAAAGTAGTGATTCACCTTTACGTTTAGTTGAAGAATGATTGCCTTGGTTTCTCTATTAAACTTTTGGTGGCATCTTTCTATTTCATTATTCAATTTCCTTTTCCCTTCGTTTCTCTCATTCCTCATCATTGGGAACGCAAAATGTGATTTTAGAGTTAGCTTTTTTTGGCTTAGTtacaatttacaagtttctctAAAGTGTAATCATATACTGATGTAGGAAATTAGCTTGTCTTAGAAACTTGCAGAGGGGCAATTTATTTTTGTCCATACTCTTGCAAACAGAAACTATTTTCCTGTCcccaattttatattattttgctTAGATATTGTAAAATCTATCTGAGACTTGTCCCTTTGTTCTCAAGGGGTAAGTAAGTTGATGTATTCTCTTGGTATTCTTCGTGCTTGAAACAttcatcttttatatatattgatGACAAAAATGACATGAACGACGCAAAACTATATTTGGTGAGAGTAAATGTTATGAGAaagcctccttttttttttttttttaaaaaaaaaaaaaaaaaaaggaagatggTATGAAAATTTGCGAATCCTGATCATTTCCACGCTTTCTTCCCGCGAAACTGTTTGCCAGAGCGGCTCTGTTTTCTCTTTTTGTCTTGCCGTGATCTAGCTGCCCTGGCTCTCTTTGCAGCTGAGGGCATCACCTTTTCCTGTTGCTTCTGTCTATTACTCTTACCTCCAGTCTGCTCATTTACACAAAAGGGTTGTCAAACATTGTAAATCAAGGCCATACTTAATAGGCAGCTATTACCAAGTTCCTAGGTTAAAATTCGTCTACAACTGCAGCATCacataaaatgaaagaaaaattctagaaattgccAAGAAGCATAACCAAACGTCCAACAAAGAAGCATCgccttttcaactgaaaaaggGTTACAATGCAAGTGCatgaaaaacaaaaaaataaatatacctTTTTCTGTTTTACAGCAGTTCGAGCTTGGTACTTTCCTGTAGCCT
It contains:
- the LOC110655454 gene encoding oxysterol-binding protein-related protein 1D — protein: MNPLCCIAPVSIDRDRANPVVEKSDNQSQLGLEVADKTVNQCSKPSFSAQVSSVGTDLDRYAAVGNQDVEELVVEARDSKAYSVNGGVSGAVAGILYKWVNYGKGWRSRWFVLEDGVLSYYKIHGPDKILMSPAREKDVRVIGEESLRYMRKANWSSNRLGLSAAAAARQCKPFGEIHLKVSSVRASKSDDKRLTIFTGTKTLHLRCVSREDRAAWLESLQAAKDLFPRVLTSIDFSPYEDVVSTEKLKQRLLQEGIGEAVIQDCESIMRLELFELQNQLKALRHKHLMLLDTLRQLETEKIELETTVVDETKERESYCGQANRRFSDFYSVMSEGSPSDSEVDNESQEGPDVETDEDDGTFFDTNDFFSSDALRSASYRSRETMGNACVYDNPFLSDNLHGAFVKEIRTIQYPFVKRRDNLPEPKEKEKPVGLWSIIKDNIGKDLSGVCLPVYFNEPLSSLQKCFEDLEYSYLVDRALEWGKQGNELMRILNIAAFAVSGYASTEGRQCKPFNPLLGETYEADYPDKGLRFFSEKVSHHPMIVACHCEGRGWKFWADSNIKGKFWGRSIQLDPVGVLTLQFEDGETFQWSKVTTSIYNIILGKLYCDHYGTMRIKGSGNYSCKLKFKEQSIIDRNPHQVHGFVQDNRTGEKVAMLVGKWDEAMYYVLGDPATKPKGYDPMTEAVLLWERDKSVTKTRYNLTPFAISLNELTPGLLEKLPPTDSRLRPDQRHLENGEYELANAEKLRLEQLQRQARKLQERGWQPRWFHKDGEGCYRYIGGYWEAKERKNWDGIPDIFGQSSDSPLRLVEE